The sequence below is a genomic window from Actinomycetota bacterium.
AAAGAAAATATTAAAGGAAGCATTGTTTTAAATATTGAAGAAATAAGTTCAAGAATGTTTAGATTTGGCAAAAGTCTGCTGATGGAAAATGAAATTTTGCCTATTAGTGATATTTTAAATAAAATAGAAATGATAAAAACAAATGAAATACAGGAAATTGCAAACAAGTATTTTATTCCTGAAAGGATAGACATAGTAATAATGGGAAAAGCAAGCAAGAGGAGTTTCAGATGAAGAGAATAGCTCTTTTTGGTATATGCGGCAAAATGGGCAGAGCGATGCTCAGTGAGCTTATGCTGGAAAAAGAAATAAGAATTATTGCAGGTTTTGATAAAGTCAATATCGGAATGGATATAGGTGTTTTGAACGGCAGGGATATAATCGGTGTAAAAGTAACCGACAGCTATGAAGATATAATAGAATCATCCCCCGATCTGATTGTGGATTTTACCGGACCGGACGTGGTATTTGGCAATATAAAATGGGCACTGGAAAACAGTATTGATATTATAGTTGGCGCTACCGGCCTGAAAAAAGAAGAAATAGAATTTTTAAGGAAAAAAGAAAAAGAACTTAAAAGCAAAGTTTTTATTGTTCCGAATTTTTCCATCGGTGCAGTGATAATGATAATTATCAGCAAACTAAGCGCCAGATATTTTGAAAATTGTGAAATAATAGAGATGCACCATGAGAATAAAAAGGATGCTCCGAGTGGCACGTCGATCTCTACTGCAGAAAGTATTGGAAAAATAATAAATTATAATGAGTCAAAGCTTAATAAGGATGAACAGGAAAATATTGAAGGAAGCAGGGGTGCATTTACGAACGGTATTCATCTGCATAGTATAAGATTGCCGGGTCTTTTAGCTCATCAATGTGTTATTTTTGGTTCAAAAGGGCAGACACTTACCATAAAACATGACAGCTTTGACAGGTCTTCGTTTTACCCGGGACTGATTATGGCAATAAAGAATATTGATAATTTATCAAATTTTACATATGGGCTGGAAAGCTTAATTAAATTATAAATAATTTTCTGGAGGAGAAAAATGGCAGATTTTGGTGAAGTTATGACGGCAATGATTACTCCTTTTGATAAGGAATATAATATTGACTGGAAGTCCGCAGATGTCATAATGGACTACCTTATTGAAAATGGAACCGATAGTTTTCTTATTACAGGCACAACCGGAGAATCGCCTACATTGTCAGACAGAGAAAAAATTGAACTGTTCAGATTTGCAAAAAAGAAACTGAAAAACAATATTCCGCTGATTGCCGGGACAGGAAGTAATGACACCCGACACACAATAGAACTTTCAAAAGCTGCACAGGAAGAAGGAGCTGATTGTGTTCTGATCGTGACCCCATACTACAACAAACCTACCCAGAGCGGTCTTTTAAATCACTACAGACAAATAGCGGAATCCATTGACATACCTATTATTTTTTATAATGTTCCTTCCAGAACATGCTGCAATATAACTTCTTCAACCAGTCTGCAGCTTTCAGAATTAAAAAATATCACAGGAGTCAAAGAGGCTAGCGGTGATATGAAACAGATTGCAGAAATATTAAGAAGCTGCTCTAGGGAATTTATGGTATACAGCGGAAATGACGGAGATACATTTCCTGTAGTGGCTCTGGGCGGGAAAGGTGTTGTCAGTGTTGCATCGCATATAATAGGTAAGGAAATCAAGGAAATGATAAGCCTGCTGAAAAAAAATAAAATGCAGGAAGCAGCGCAGATGCATAAAAGATATCTGGATATATTCCATGGAATATTTATCACAACCAGCCCCATTCCTATAAAAAAAGCATTAAATCTTATGGGAATACCTGCAGGATATTTAAGACCTCCTCTTTATGATATGGAATTACAGGAGGAAGAAAGGTTCGTCAGACTTTTAACTGAATATAAACTCATTTAAATTTTTAATTTTTTATTTTTTACAAACATGGCAAGAAAAACAAGCTTGAAACTCATTCCCATCGGAGGCCTTAATGAAATAGGGAAGAATATGATGGTCTTCGAGAAAGATAATGACATGATAGTAATTGACTGTGGTGTGATATTTCCTGATGATGGGTTTCTGGGACTTGATTATATTATTCCTGATTTTTCTTATGTAAAACAGAATTCAAAAAAATTAAAGGCAATAATAATCACCCACGGCCATGAAGATCACATAGGCGCTGTTCCTTTTTTATTAAAAGAAGTTAATGCACCTATTTATGCAAACAAACTTACTCTTAGCCTCGTTGAGCTTAAGCTTCACGACCATCAGATTTTTGAAAATGTCAACTTAAATGAGATAAATGAAGAAACAAAACTTGAAATAGGAGCTTTTGTCATTGAATTTTTCAGGGTAAATCACAGCATACCCGAGTCTTTCGGTGTTGTTGTTAAAACGGATATAGGAACCATAATCCATTCAGGAGATTTTAAATTTGATCAGAGCCCCATAGACAACAAGCCGACTGATTTTCCAAAGTTGGGAATGTTAGGGAGACAGGGAGTACTCGCTCTGTTATGTGACAGTACAAATGCTGAAGAAAAAGGATACACTCTGCCGGAAAAAGATGTAGGAAAAACTCTTTACGAAAAATTTTCCCAATCAGAAGGGAGAGTCATTATTGCAACATTCTCATCGCACATACACAGAATACAGCAGATAATGGACATGTCTGCAAACTTCAAAAGAAAGCTGGCAATTTCCGGCAAATCTCTTCTTAAAACAATTAAAACATCAAGTGAGCTTGGCTTTTTAAGGATTCCTGAAGATCTTATAAT
It includes:
- the dapA gene encoding 4-hydroxy-tetrahydrodipicolinate synthase, with translation MADFGEVMTAMITPFDKEYNIDWKSADVIMDYLIENGTDSFLITGTTGESPTLSDREKIELFRFAKKKLKNNIPLIAGTGSNDTRHTIELSKAAQEEGADCVLIVTPYYNKPTQSGLLNHYRQIAESIDIPIIFYNVPSRTCCNITSSTSLQLSELKNITGVKEASGDMKQIAEILRSCSREFMVYSGNDGDTFPVVALGGKGVVSVASHIIGKEIKEMISLLKKNKMQEAAQMHKRYLDIFHGIFITTSPIPIKKALNLMGIPAGYLRPPLYDMELQEEERFVRLLTEYKLI
- a CDS encoding 4-hydroxy-tetrahydrodipicolinate reductase — its product is MKRIALFGICGKMGRAMLSELMLEKEIRIIAGFDKVNIGMDIGVLNGRDIIGVKVTDSYEDIIESSPDLIVDFTGPDVVFGNIKWALENSIDIIVGATGLKKEEIEFLRKKEKELKSKVFIVPNFSIGAVIMIIISKLSARYFENCEIIEMHHENKKDAPSGTSISTAESIGKIINYNESKLNKDEQENIEGSRGAFTNGIHLHSIRLPGLLAHQCVIFGSKGQTLTIKHDSFDRSSFYPGLIMAIKNIDNLSNFTYGLESLIKL